Proteins from one Aspergillus nidulans FGSC A4 chromosome VIII genomic window:
- a CDS encoding U4/U6-U5 snRNP complex subunit PRP31 (transcript_id=CADANIAT00001363), which produces MSNAEELLRDFEDDEDFEGADGVEAIEEDRDEEQLLQEPAKAVTNEFEVALSTADELTRLHKSLRDHYSIRFPELETLVTNSIDYAKTVAILKNGPLTDIKALSTSADNMVGVPLKSILDGPTLMVVAVEGTTTRGREMTEAELKVVMDTCERILKLDRERTALTQSIQANMNQIAPNLAALVGPETAAQFLNQTGGLRELAKIPACNLGAQGSKRKDGLGFATNTSIRSQGFLYNSELIQDIPNDLKRQAIRIVSAKMVLAVRADVSKYSPDGSLGEDLKQQCFQRLEKLTEPPPNSGTKALPAPDDKPSRKRGGRRARKAKEAVAMTELRKAQNRVAFGKEEAEVGYGTGEGTVGLGMLGQQNDGRIRATQIDQRTRAKLSKSNKGWGAATPISGTASSLRTFGQGPSGTASVLQAKGLRSSGIGTSFGGAAGTASTIAFTPVQGLELVDPKVQAELSRKRKAEEDRWFKSGTFTQVGAQNTSKNSSETANGGFKVPALPTKKVDTGAGKMGPPPPPAK; this is translated from the coding sequence ATGTCCAACGCCGAGGAGCTCTTgagagattttgaagatgatgaagatttCGAGGGCGCTGATGGCGTCGAGGCCATCGAAGAAGACCGAGACGAAGAGCAGCTGCTACAAGAGCCGGCCAAAGCAGTCACAAATGAGTTTGAAGTCGCCTTGTCGACTGCGGATGAGTTAACACGCTTGCATAAATCACTACGCGATCATTATTCTATCAGATTTCCGGAACTGGAAACTCTCGTGACGAATTCTATCGACTACGCAAAAACCGTCGCGATTCTCAAAAATGGACCGCTGACGGACATCAAAGCTTTGTCAACGTCGGCAGATAACATGGTCGGAGTACCTCTGAAGTCCATTTTGGACGGGCCGACACTGATGGTCGTCGCGGTGGAAGGTACAACAACGCGAGGGCGCGAGATGACCGAGGCAGAGTTGAAAGTTGTCATGGACACTTGCGAGAGGATCCTGAAACTTGACCGAGAGCGGACGGCTCTTACACAGAGCATTCAGGCGAACATGAACCAGATCGCCCCTAATCTGGCAGCGTTGGTCGGACCAGAGACCGCGGCTCAGTTCCTCAACCAGACGGGAGGACTGCGTGAGCTTGCCAAGATCCCGGCCTGCAACTTGGGCGCTCAGGGTTCGAAGAGGAAAGATGGTCTGGGGTTTGCTACGAATACTAGCATTAGGTCGCAAGGATTCCTCTACAACTCAGAACTCATACAGGATATTCCCAATGACCTGAAGAGACAGGCAATTCGCATTGTGTCTGCAAAGATGGTACTTGCAGTTCGAGCCGACGTTTCAAAATACAGCCCCGACGGCTCTTTGGGAGAGGATCTCAAACAGCAATGCTTTCAACGATTGGAGAAGCTGACTGAACCACCTCCGAATTCCGGAACCAAAGCCCTTCCCGCGCCCGATGACAAGCCTTCCCGAAAGCGAGGTGGTAGAAGGGCTCGTaaggccaaggaggctgtCGCGATGACCGAGCTTCGCAAGGCGCAGAACCGCGTTGCCTTCggcaaagaggaagctgaaGTTGGTTATGGTACTGGTGAAGGTACCGTCGGGCTAGGAATGCTTGGTCAACAGAATGACGGACGTATTCGAGCAACCCAAATCGATCAGAGAACAAGGGCAAAATTGAGCAAATCCAACAAAGGCTGGGGTGCAGCAACCCCGATCAGTGGAACTGCTTCGTCCCTACGCACATTCGGCCAAGGGCCCAGCGGAACGGCGAGCGTGCTACAAGCCAAAGGTCTTCGATCCTCAGGTATCGGAACCTCATTTGGTGGTGCAGCTGGTACAGCGAGTACTATCGCTTTCACTCCCGTGCAAGGACTTGAATTGGTGGACCCTAAGGTGCAAGCTGAGCTAAgccgcaagcgcaaggcggaggaagacCGTTGGTTTAAGTCAGGCACCTTCACCCAAGTGGGTGCGCAAAATACTTCCAAAAATTCGTCGGAGACTGCCAATGGAGGTTTCAAGGTTCCAGCGTTACCTACGAAGAAGGTCGATACCGGCGCGGGCAAAATGGgtccgccgccgcctccggcAAAGTAG
- the clf1 gene encoding protein clf1 (transcript_id=CADANIAT00001364), which translates to MEASRGPPRVKNKAPAPVQISAEQLLREAVDRQEPSLQAPTQRFADLEELHEYQGRKRKEFEDYVRRNRINMNNWMRYAAWELEQKEFRRARSIFERALDVDSTSVPLWIRYIESEMRNRNINHARNLLDRAVTILPRVDKLWYKYVYMEETLGNIPGTRQVFERWMSWEPDEGAWSAYIKLEKRYNEFERARAIFQRFTIVHPEPRNWIKWARFEEEYGTSDLVREVYGLAVETLGEDFMDEKLFIAYARFETKLKEYERARAIYKYALDRLPRSKSITLHKAYTTFEKQFGDREGVENVILAKRRVQYEEQLKENLRNYDVWFDFARLEEQSGDPERVRDVYERAIAQIPPSQEKRHWRRYIYLWIFYALWEEMEAKDIDRARQVYTECLKLIPHKKFTFAKVWLMKAQFEVRQLNLQAARKTLGQAIGMCPKDKLFRGYIDLERQLFEFVRCRTLYEKQIEWNPSNSQSWIQYAELERGLDDTERARAIYELGIDQPTLDMPELVWKAYIDFEDDEGEYERERQLYERLLQKTDHVKVWINYARFEINVPDEEEEEEEEERPISDEAKRRARAVFERAHRVFKEKELKEERVELLNAWRAFEHTHGSPEDIDKIEKQMPRRVKKRRKLDDDRYEEYMDYVFPADDQSAANLSKLLRMAHQWKQETAGGQQ; encoded by the exons ATGGAGGCATCGCGCGGGCCCCCTAGGGTCAAAAATAAGGCTCCTGCACCTGTCCAGATCTCAGCGGAGCAGCTGCTCCGTGAGGCTGTTGACCGGCAGGAGCCCTCACTACAGGCGCCTACGCAACGGTTCGCGGATCTAGAGGAATTACACGAATACCAGGGTCGCAAGAGGAAGGAATTTGAAGACTATGTACGACGGAACAGGATTAACATGAACAATTGGATGCGTTATGCCGCATGGGAGTTGGAACAAAAAGAATTCCGCCGGGCACGATCGATCTTCGAACGAGCGCTGGACGTCGACTCGACCTCTGTGCCACTATGGATCCGATATATCGAATCCGAAATGCGAAATCGAAATATTAATCATGCGAGGAACTTGCTTGACCGCGCGGTCACGATTCTGCCGCGTGTGGATAAGCTCTGGTACAAGTATGTCTATATGGAAGAGACTCTGGGGAACATTCCTGGTACACGGCAGGTCTTCGAGCGCTGGATGTCGTGGGAACCGGATGAGGGTGCATGGAGTGCGTATATcaagttggagaagaggtaCAATGAGTTTGAGCGGGCAAGGGCGATCTTCCAGCGGTTCACGATTGTGCACCCAGAACCGAGAAACTGGATTAAATGGGCTCGCTTTGAGGAGGAGTATGGTACTAGCGACTTGGTAAGAGAGGTATATGGGTTAGCTGTGGAGACGCTGGGTGAGGACTTCATGGACGAGAAACTGTTCATCGCCTACGCCAGGTTCGAAACGAAGCTAAAGGAGTATGAGCGCGCGAGAGCTATTTACAAGTACGCTCTTGACCGGTTACCTCGCTCGAAATCGATTACTCTCCACAAGGCGTACACCACGTTTGAGAAACAATTCGGTGATCGCGAGGGTGTGGAGAATGTCATTCTCGCGAAGCGTAGGGTCCAGTACGAGGAGCAGCTCAAGGAAAACCTGCGCAATTATGATGTCTGGTTCGACTTTGCGCGCTTGGAAGAACAATCAGGGGACCCAGAACGAGTGCGCGACGTGTACGAGCGGGCAATAGCGCaaattcctccttcccaggAGAAACGACACTGGCGACGATATATCTATCTATGGATCTTCTATGCCCTGtgggaggaaatggaggccAAAGACATCGACCGCGCTCGTCAAGTCTATACAGAATGCCTGAAACTGATTCCCCACAAGAAGTTCACATTTGCCAAAGTGTGGCTTATGAAAGCGCAGTTTGAAGTGCGGCAGCTGAACCTCCAAGCTGCGCGTAAGACTCTGGGCCAAGCAATTGGTATGTGCCCAAAAGACAAACTGTTCCGTGGTTACATCGACCTGGAACGGCAACTATTCGAATTTGTACGGTGCCGGACGCTGTACGAAAAGCAAATCGAGTGGAATCCGTCCAACAGTCAATCTTGGATACAGTACGCGGAATTGGAACGCGGCCTAGATGATACCGAGCGTGCGCGAGCCATCTACGAGCTTGGCATCGACCAGCCAACCCTCGACATGCCGGAGCTTGTCTGGAAAGCCTACATCGActtcgaagacgatgaaggtgaATACGAGCGCGAGCGGCAACTCTACGAGCGCCTTCTGCAGAAAACAGATCACGTCAAGGTCTGGATCAACTACGCACGCTTTGAGATCAACGTTccagacgaagaggaagaagaggaagaggaagagcgccCAATCAGTGACGAGGCCAAGCGGCGTGCCCGAGCTGTCTTTGAGCGTGCACACAGGGtcttcaaggagaaggagctcaaggaagaA CGAGTGGAACTGCTCAACGCGTGGCGGGCGTTTGAACATACACACGGGTCACCAGAAGATATCGACAAGATCGAGAAACAGATGCCCCGGCGGGTCAAGAAGCGGCGCAAGCTGGATGACGACCGGTACGAAGAGTACATGGATTATGTGTTCCCAGCGGACGACCAGTCGGCAGCAAACCTCTCAAAGCTGTTGCGGATGGCGCATCAATGGAAGCAGGAGACTGCGGGTGGACAGCAATAG
- a CDS encoding uncharacterized protein (transcript_id=CADANIAT00001365), whose amino-acid sequence MLAPEPPVKLEGHCSVIHDNTLYTFSSNGFAYIPLERNGTWSPLNTDGAELVSDAVCVMGGVDGNENKTALYVVGGTSSKSNPPGIQRFSLEDKTWKTLNVAVDNLANRTGHSAVYLRSISTILSYGGSTTDGSRPSSETFTVITKPTYSLDSGTGYSSPAVWPPLLRWSDDTAVLFGGPDTPEEPRFWNSDQEWHNSGYPSLNLTFPTGVKAALFHNSGETRMVQAFDFNQSPVDVSFRVLSPKMSQASKKRKRDDSPTYDGTLAPDLSDKSYSFAQGDQDSPLVVISGGSGTDTLSIFNQTSYSWVNTTQLFYGDKSEQEILGTATSTPLSPTATPTESPTVADSTSDDDSEANIGTILGAVLGSLAGVAIILVLILLYIKRKKEKARQADGMGKDRLSFQDQGVEPLTRSAYPMAESPAPKAAASVDSLAIFSGNMGDEKSPRSAGSLPHYMQKTQPAKPSPLNNIQSSDDAGYGPDDKAIEAGQSPVRRTTDEGWGKYFQDNSTPTLVGVQSPYDSTRGSKATIWPGTNNALPPLQTSFLQEPTPLGRVNSGSPTTEVGRHIVIPESQSARISSASSASFNSDDGGHDEAVREQSWLGRPPSSAYSRSFYNPGSTRDALSTMAPSTVAPSVDYRRHDSHRTNTRGSSVLIPDGQPLPRNNVNSDMSWLNLNADR is encoded by the coding sequence ATGCTTGCGCCTGAGCCCCCGGTCAAGCTAGAGGGTCACTGCTCTGTGATCCACGACAACACTCTTTACACGTTCTCCTCCAACGGGTTCGCTTACATTCCGCTCGAGCGCAATGGCACATGGTCTCCTTTGAACACGGATGGCGCCGAGCTAGTCTCGGATGCGGTGTGTGTTATGGGGGGTGTTGATGGTAACGAGAATAAGACGGCGCTCTACGTGGTTGGAGGGACATCCTCAAAATCAAATCCGCCAGGAATACAGCGGTTCTCGTTGGAGGATAAGACGTGGAAAACTCTGAATGTGGCAGTGGACAACCTAGCCAACCGGACGGGTCATAGCGCCGTCTATTTAAGATCAATCTCGACTATTTTGTCGTACGGCGGCAGCACCACTGATGGATCCCGGCCGTCTTCTGAAACTTTCACGGTGATTACCAAGCCGACATACAGCCTTGACTCTGGGACTGGGTATTCATCGCCCGCAGTTTGGCCGCCACTTTTGAGATGGAGCGACGATACAGCCGTATTGTTTGGGGGCCCGGATACCCCAGAGGAGCCGCGTTTCTGGAACTCGGATCAAGAATGGCATAACAGTGGTTACCCATCGTTGAATTTGACGTTTCCCACAGGAGTGAAGGCTGCCCTTTTCCACAATTCGGGTGAGACTAGAATGGTGCAAGCTTTCGACTTCAACCAATCACCAGTTGATGTTTCGTTTCGGGTTCTCTCACCAAAAATGAGCCAAGCATCCAAGAAGCGGAAAAGGGACGACAGCCCGACTTATGACGGTACCCTGGCACCTGATTTGAGCGATAAAAGCTACTCGTTTGCTCAAGGCGACCAAGACAGCCCGCTGGTGGTAATCTCGGGTGGCAGTGGTACCGACACTCtgtccatcttcaaccaaACATCGTACAGCTGGGTGAATACGACCCAGTTATTCTACGGTGACAAGTCTGAACAAGAAATTCTTGgaacagcaacatcaacaccatTATCACCCACAGCTACCCCAACAGAATCACCTACCGTAGCTGACTCGACAAGCGACGACGATTCGGAAGCAAACATTGGCACGATCCTTGGTGCAGTTCTGGGAAGCCTGGCGGGCGTTGCCATCATACTGGTTCTCATATTGCTCTACAttaaaagaaagaaggagaaggcgaggcaGGCAGATGGTATGGGCAAGGATCGGCTGAGCTTCCAAGATCAGGGCGTAGAACCTCTGACTCGTTCGGCTTATCCTATGGCAGAGAGCCCGGCGCCGAAAGCAGCTGCCTCTGTGGATTCTTTGGCAATTTTTTCGGGAAATATGGGCGATGAAAAGTCTCCCAGGTCTGCTGGCTCCTTACCGCACTACATGCAAAAGACTCAACCCGCAAAGCCGAGCCCGCTCAACAATATCCAGTCCAGTGACGATGCCGGTTACGGCCCAGATGATAAAGCCATTGAAGCTGGGCAATCGCCGGTACGTCGCACTACGGATGAAGGCTGGGGTAAATACTTCCAGGATAACAGCACACCCACACTGGTTGGTGTTCAGTCCCCGTACGACTCGACGCGTGGTTCCAAAGCCACCATATGGCCGGGGACCAACAATGCCCTGCCACCTTTGCAGACAAGTTTCCTACAGGAACCGACCCCGCTAGGACGAGTTAACAGTGGTAGTCCCACAACAGAGGTTGGCCGGCACATCGTGATCCCAGAGAGTCAATCAGCGCGAATCTCTAGCGCCAGTTCTGCAAGTTTCAACTCAGACGATGGAGGTCACGACGAAGCCGTGCGCGAACAAAGCTGGCTCGGCCGCCCTCCAAGCAGTGCGTACAGCAGGAGCTTTTACAATCCTGGCAGCACGCGAGACGCCCTATCTACAATGGCACCATCTACAGTCGCGCCATCTGTTGATTATAGAAGGCATGACTCGCATCGCACAAACACACGAGGATCCAGTGTTCTCATTCCTGACGGTCAACCGCTGCCAAGGAACAATGTCAACTCGGATATGAGCTGGCTAAACCTCAATGCTGACCGATAA
- a CDS encoding glycosyltransferase family 8 protein (transcript_id=CADANIAT00001366) codes for MSGNISTNSNPNPNPKKVWTTLITNSSYIPGLLTLEYSLRRCESKYPFVVLYTDSFPISGHAALDARGIAKKHVPYLLPSIPKDYTNDVRFYDCWSKLTPFSLTEYERVVQLDSDMLILRNMDELMDLQLDGPEMKGEGSRVFGAAHACVCNPLKKPHYPPNWVPSNCVYTDQHSHPELASHIAPPASAALGIPNGGLQVVNPSLEIYNKIIAQLGSAATSSYDFADQSLLGDLFAGRWVALPYVYNALKTMRWRGVHDVIWKDAEVKNVHYILSPKPWEEDPEGRDQDQEQDGVEIRVGNSDTKDPLHDLWWKVNRERLREEKRRGINDRF; via the exons ATGTCTGGTAACATCAGCACCAATTCCAATCCTAATCCTAATCCGAAGAAAG TATGGACAACCCTAATAACAAACAGTTCCTACATTCCCGGCCTCCTGACCCTCGAATACTCTCTCCGCCGATGCGAGTCAAAATACCCTTTCGTGGTCCTCTATACAGACTCCTTCCCAATTTCTGGCCACGCAGCCCTCGATGCACGCGGGATTGCGAAGAAACATGTGCCCTACCTGCTCCCCTCGATACCCAAGGACTACACGAATGACGTACGGTTCTACGACTGCTGGAGCAAACTGACGCCATTCTCGCTGACTGAATATGAGCGGGTCGTGCAGCTGGATAGCGATATGCTGATTCTGAGGAACATGGACGAGCTTATGGATCTGCAGCTAGATGGGCCGGAAAtgaagggggagggaagcAGGGTTTTTGGTGCAGCGCATGCTTGCGTCTGTAACCCGTTGAAAAAGCCTCATTACCCTCCTAACTG GGTTCCATCCAATTGCGTCTATACGGACCAACACTCCCATCCTGAACTTGCATCCCACATTGCTCctccagcatcagcagcccTCGGCATTCCCAATGGCGGCCTCCAGGTTGTAAATCCGTCTCTCGAGATTTACAACAAAATAATTGCCCAGCTTGGGTCAGCCGCAACGTCGTCCTACGACTTCGCGGACCAGTCTTTGCTTGGTGATCTGTTCGCTGGGAGGTGGGTGGCGCTGCCGTATGTGTATAATGCGCTTAAAAcgatgagatggagaggcGTGCATGATGTTATCTGGAAAGATGCGGAGGTGAAGAATGTGCATTACATTCTCAGTCCGAAGCCTTGGGAAGAGGATCCGGAAGGTCGGGATCAGGACCAGGAACAGGACGGGGTGGAAATAAGGGTCGGTAACAGCGATACCAAAGATCCTTTACATGATTTGTGGTGGAAGGTGAATAGAGAGAGGttgagggaggagaagagaaggggaatCAATGATCGGTTCTGA
- a CDS encoding Fe-S cluster-binding ribosome biosynthesis protein (transcript_id=CADANIAT00001367), with protein sequence MPRPGQVLGLVGTNGIGKSTALKILSGKLKPNLGRYDNPPDWEEILRYFRGSELQNYFTKVLEDDLKAVVKPQYVDQIPRAVKGPTKNVGDLIKARAQLDNMEATLDNLELRQVQNRDIDHLSGGELQRFAIGLVCVQKADVYMFDEPSSYLDVKQRLAAARSIRDLLRPDDYVIVVEHDLSVLDYLSDFICVLYGKPAVYGVVTLPSSVREGINIFLDGHIPTENLRFREESLTFRLAEAGDDFVIDKARAFRYPTMEKTLGNFHLKIDAGDFTDSEIIVMMGENGTGKTTFCKMLAGAEKPDGNVSIPRMNISMKPQKITPKFQGTVRQLFFKKIKAAFLSPQFQTDVYKPLKIDDFIDQEVQNLSGGELQRVAIVLALGMPADIYLIDEPSAYLDSEQRIVAAKVIKRFIMHTKKTAFIVEHDFIMATYLADRVIVFDGKPSVDAHANAPESLVTGCNSFLRSLDVTFRRDPNSYRPRINKYNSQMDQEQKLSGNFVILPRGREMKRASQRDMTHQRLGYDDVPGAVLSFSAMRRERPRRMTKRARLQRQAWFDLKQECGS encoded by the exons ATGCCCCGTCCTGGTCAGGTTCTTGGTCTTGTTGGAACAAACGGTATTGGAAAGAGTACAGCTTTAAAAATTCTTTCTGGAAAATTGAAGCCCAACCTTGGCCGTTATGATAACCCGCCGGACTGGGAGGAGATCCTGAGATATTTCCGAGGTTCCGAATTGCAGA ACTACTTTACGAAGGTGCTGGAAGATGACCTCAAGGCCGTCGTCAAGCCTCAGTACGTTGATCAGATTCCTCGAGCTGTGAAGGGCCCTACCAAGAACGTCGGAGACCTCATCAAGGCCCGCGCGCAACTTGACAACATGGAGGCGACTTTGGACAACCTAG AACTTAGACAGGTTCAGAACCGTGACATTGACCACCTTTCTGGTGGAGAGCTCCAGCGATTTGCCATTGGTCTTGTCTGCGTCCAGAAAGCCGACGT CTACATGTTCGACGAGCCGTCTTCCTACCTTGATGTCAAACAACGTCTCGCCGCTGCCCGCTCTATTCGAGACCTCCTGCGCCCTGATGACTACGTCATTGTCGTTGAGCACGACTTGTCTGTTCTCGACTACCTTTCTGATTTCATTTGCGTGCTGTACGGTAAGCCTGCAGTTTACGGTGTCGTGACATTGCCGTCCTCGGTGCGTGAAGGTATCAACATCTTCTTGGACGGCCACATTCCAACCGAGAATCTTCGGTTCCGAGAGGAATCCCTCACTTTCCGTCTCGCGGAAGCCGGTGACGATTTCGTGATTGACAAGGCGCGTGCGTTCAGGTACCCAACCATGGAGAAGACCCTTGGGAACTTCCACCTGAAAATTGACGCCGGTGATTTCACCGATTCGGAAATTATTGTAATGATGGGAGAGAACGGAACCGGAAAGACTACCTTCTGCAAAATGCTTGCTGGTGCCGAGAAGCCTGACGGCAACGTTTCAATTCCCCGCATGAACATCAGCATGAAGCCCCAGAAGATTACCCCCAAGTTCCAGGGAACCGTCCgtcagctcttcttcaagaaaatTAAGGCCGCGTTCCTGTCGCCCCAATTCCAGACTGATGTCTACAAACCTCTCAAGATAGATGACTTCATTGACCAGGAAGTTCAGAATTTGTCTGGTGGTGAATTGCAGCGTGTCGCCATTGTGTTAGCCCTTGGAATGCCCGCCGATATTTACCTCATCGACGAGCCTAGTGCTTATCTCGATTCCGAGCAGCGTATCGTTGCCGCCAAGGTCATCAAGCGTTTCATCATGCACACCAAAAAGACTGCCTTCATCGTCGAGCACGATTTCATCATGGCTACCTACCTTGCTGACCGTGTCATTGTGTTTGATGGTAAGCCGTCTGTTGACGCGCACGCAAACGCTCCTGAATCTCTTGTCACCGGTTGCAATAGCTTCTTGAGGAGTCTTGACGTGACATTCCGTCGTGACCCCAACAGCTACCGCCCACGTATCAACAAGTACAACAGTCAGATggaccaggagcagaagctgagcggTAACTTCGTAA TACTTCctagaggaagagaaatgaagaggGCATCCCAAAGAGACATGAC GCATCAGCGACTCGGCTACGACGACGTCCCCGGGGCGGTGTTGAGCTTTTCGGCGATGCGGAGGGAACGTCCGAGGAGGATGACAAAGAGGGCGAGGCTTCAACGACAAGCATGGTTCGACTTGAAGCAAGAATGCGGCTCCTAG